Proteins encoded together in one Desulfosporosinus meridiei DSM 13257 window:
- the acpS gene encoding holo-ACP synthase, with amino-acid sequence MYPGIDIIEIERVAQALKRQPRLFERLFTNRERESLQGKGIQSYAARFAGKEAVLKTLGTGLQGLSWHDVEIISNPEGEPIVYLSPGAMNHVSTRGGSQVRVSLAHNRTQAMAFAILS; translated from the coding sequence ATGTATCCTGGAATTGATATTATTGAAATTGAACGAGTAGCCCAAGCTTTGAAACGTCAACCAAGGTTATTTGAGCGTCTTTTCACAAATCGGGAAAGAGAGTCTTTGCAGGGCAAAGGGATTCAAAGCTATGCAGCCCGTTTTGCAGGAAAAGAGGCAGTTTTAAAGACTTTAGGCACGGGCTTGCAGGGATTGTCCTGGCATGATGTAGAAATTATAAGTAATCCAGAAGGAGAGCCAATAGTATATCTTAGTCCGGGAGCCATGAATCACGTAAGTACTAGAGGAGGATCTCAAGTGCGAGTAAGTCTAGCACATAACCGAACTCAGGCCATGGCCTTCGCAATCTTGAGCTGA
- a CDS encoding DVU0298 family protein — MPTKKEVEQVLENRDWDTLKHWASEHRNVYRQLMTRIYVKDGLIFWRAVEGLGFLVREIEKLKPAFAVELVRRYFWMLNDESGGTAWNASEAIGSLLAYNPKTCGHFNWMLSGLLVDESLKDGALWGLAQLAQTAPHLVDPLEERISPLLEDEEPFVRGLAALIYSLLRNPHDDFALYREQGPKWRVSAELDQRLKNDQAKLEIYQGGKFVSYSVQELWQVPTLAYWSEQVTINDLEVEITAASSAKGLCWLGIEPIATEEESLRAWASRRFPKWFLIKKREPNVVVFRQLTEYLAGKRQEFTIPLHQIGTPFQLQVWEELLRIPYGETRSYGDIAAKVGNPKGSRAVGMANNQNPLGIVVPCHRVIGKNGSLTGYAGGLNVKAKLLELEGANRSRP, encoded by the coding sequence ATGCCTACGAAGAAAGAAGTAGAACAGGTTTTAGAGAACCGGGATTGGGATACACTCAAGCATTGGGCTAGCGAACATAGAAATGTCTATCGTCAGTTGATGACCCGGATCTATGTTAAAGATGGGCTTATCTTTTGGAGAGCTGTAGAAGGGCTGGGATTTTTAGTTCGTGAAATCGAAAAGCTTAAACCCGCCTTTGCTGTGGAGCTTGTTAGGAGATATTTTTGGATGCTTAATGATGAATCCGGAGGGACAGCTTGGAATGCATCGGAGGCCATCGGGAGCCTCTTAGCCTATAATCCCAAGACTTGCGGGCATTTTAATTGGATGCTTTCCGGTTTGCTGGTTGATGAGAGTTTAAAGGATGGGGCTTTATGGGGATTGGCTCAATTAGCCCAAACTGCGCCGCACTTGGTTGATCCTCTGGAGGAACGCATAAGCCCCTTATTAGAGGACGAGGAACCCTTCGTTAGGGGGTTGGCTGCGCTGATTTATTCATTACTGAGGAATCCTCATGATGACTTTGCCCTTTATCGCGAGCAGGGCCCGAAATGGCGGGTTTCTGCTGAGCTGGATCAACGTCTAAAAAACGATCAAGCTAAGCTGGAAATCTATCAAGGCGGAAAATTTGTCAGTTATTCCGTTCAGGAACTTTGGCAGGTTCCAACCCTTGCCTATTGGTCAGAACAGGTGACAATCAATGACCTGGAGGTTGAAATAACAGCTGCTTCCAGTGCTAAAGGACTATGTTGGTTAGGAATCGAACCAATAGCTACAGAGGAAGAGTCTTTACGGGCCTGGGCATCACGCCGGTTCCCAAAATGGTTTCTCATCAAAAAACGAGAACCTAATGTGGTAGTTTTTCGTCAGTTAACAGAGTATCTCGCCGGCAAGCGACAGGAGTTTACAATCCCCCTTCATCAGATAGGGACCCCTTTTCAACTTCAGGTATGGGAAGAGCTGCTGCGGATACCCTATGGAGAGACACGCAGCTATGGGGATATAGCTGCAAAGGTGGGTAACCCAAAAGGTTCGAGAGCAGTGGGCATGGCCAATAATCAAAATCCCCTTGGAATTGTGGTTCCCTGTCATCGAGTGATTGGTAAGAACGGAAGTTTGACTGGATATGCAGGGGGCTTAAATGTCAAAGCAAAGCTTTTGGAACTGGAAGGTGCCAACAGATCCAGGCCTTAA
- a CDS encoding tautomerase family protein: MPMINFDGPVLTIDQKRSLIHGMSQAASQALGIPMAAFTVTLDEHEYSNMGIGGEVLTETAYWDKYKEIRD; this comes from the coding sequence ATGCCAATGATTAATTTTGATGGACCCGTTCTTACTATTGATCAGAAACGAAGTCTTATTCATGGAATGAGTCAGGCTGCTTCTCAAGCTTTAGGAATTCCAATGGCAGCTTTTACTGTAACTCTGGATGAACACGAATACAGTAATATGGGTATTGGTGGGGAAGTGCTAACCGAAACCGCTTATTGGGATAAGTACAAAGAAATTAGAGACTAA
- the eam gene encoding glutamate 2,3-aminomutase, with protein sequence MAVELQERSGTFRQYALKRADELKQMILPFINNSPKVPTGFLLSDAYESRRGNILSYFNATLEDWENWHWQMAHRITEAHVLNALLPGLTMDQCEEIERVGKTYRWAVSPYYLSLMSDTDPLDPIRLQGLPTLPELAEDFGEDDPMGEGITSPAPCITRRYPDRLIINVTNMCAMYCRHCQRRRNIGENDTHSPRTQLKAALDYIRANPEIRDVLVTGGDALLLNDLTLDWLLGELHAIPHVEIKRLGTRAPVTLPMRITDELCSILAKYPPLYINTQFNHPKEVTKDAKKAADKLISAGVVLGNQAVLLKGINHEPEVMKKLNHELLKIRVRPYYIFHAKNVKGTRHFVPRIQDGLKVMDQLRGYTSGLAVPTYIINAPKGGGKTPILPQYLVSLDEQHAVLRTWEGKLVHYETP encoded by the coding sequence ATGGCTGTCGAACTCCAAGAACGTTCCGGTACATTTCGACAATATGCACTTAAGCGTGCGGATGAGCTTAAACAAATGATACTTCCATTCATAAATAATTCCCCAAAAGTACCTACGGGATTTTTACTTTCAGACGCCTACGAATCCCGCCGTGGAAATATTTTAAGCTATTTCAACGCCACACTGGAAGACTGGGAAAATTGGCACTGGCAAATGGCTCACAGAATCACTGAGGCTCATGTCCTGAACGCTCTTCTTCCGGGATTAACTATGGATCAATGTGAGGAAATTGAGCGGGTGGGAAAAACTTACCGTTGGGCAGTATCTCCTTATTATCTTAGTTTAATGAGTGATACTGATCCCCTAGATCCAATCAGGCTGCAAGGATTGCCCACTCTGCCTGAACTTGCCGAAGACTTTGGAGAAGATGATCCTATGGGCGAAGGAATTACCTCCCCCGCTCCCTGTATCACCAGACGTTATCCGGATCGTTTAATTATAAACGTCACTAATATGTGTGCTATGTACTGCAGACACTGCCAGCGCAGACGTAATATTGGCGAAAACGATACACATTCTCCTCGAACCCAACTTAAAGCTGCCCTGGATTATATCCGTGCTAATCCCGAGATTCGAGATGTCCTAGTAACCGGCGGAGACGCCTTACTGCTTAACGACCTCACCCTGGACTGGCTGCTGGGAGAACTCCATGCTATTCCTCACGTAGAGATTAAGCGTCTAGGCACAAGAGCACCTGTGACTTTGCCAATGCGCATAACGGATGAACTATGTTCAATACTCGCTAAATACCCACCCCTTTATATTAACACTCAGTTTAATCACCCCAAGGAAGTTACGAAAGACGCTAAAAAAGCGGCTGATAAACTAATTTCAGCCGGGGTTGTCTTAGGTAACCAGGCAGTTTTACTCAAAGGGATTAATCACGAACCAGAGGTTATGAAAAAACTCAACCACGAATTACTCAAAATTAGGGTTCGCCCTTACTATATTTTCCACGCCAAAAATGTCAAGGGGACTCGTCACTTCGTTCCTCGAATTCAAGACGGGCTCAAGGTTATGGACCAGCTGCGAGGATACACCTCAGGACTTGCAGTCCCAACTTATATTATAAATGCCCCTAAGGGCGGTGGCAAGACACCCATATTACCACAATACCTGGTATCCCTTGATGAACAGCACGCCGTTTTACGAACTTGGGAAGGAAAACTCGTCCATTACGAGACACCATAA
- a CDS encoding TrkA C-terminal domain-containing protein, with protein sequence MEKARYQEIAIDIAHAIMMGEYHEGVKIHGRSTLAGRYNVSPETIRRAIAVLQNVGVVVVSQGVGITVTSKAMAEKFVKSFDQKGEIQVFVEDLKKLMDQRREIDIKIESHLNKFLGYTDRLMSRWLDVGEIEIGKESPAIGKTLQELKIRERTGATIVAVVRDGVEQFSPDASFVLRGEDVLLAAGSAEGQLKLRAIL encoded by the coding sequence TTGGAAAAGGCTCGGTATCAGGAAATTGCCATTGATATAGCTCACGCAATCATGATGGGAGAATATCATGAGGGAGTAAAAATTCACGGCCGTTCAACATTAGCAGGGCGGTATAATGTTTCGCCAGAAACCATACGCCGGGCCATAGCAGTTTTACAAAATGTTGGGGTGGTTGTGGTCAGTCAGGGTGTGGGAATAACTGTTACTTCAAAGGCTATGGCTGAAAAGTTTGTTAAGTCCTTTGATCAAAAAGGAGAAATTCAAGTCTTTGTTGAAGATCTTAAGAAGCTTATGGATCAAAGGCGTGAAATTGATATTAAGATTGAAAGCCATTTAAATAAATTCCTGGGTTATACCGATCGCCTAATGTCACGGTGGTTAGATGTTGGAGAAATCGAAATCGGGAAGGAATCTCCTGCTATCGGCAAGACTCTGCAGGAATTGAAAATTCGAGAGCGGACAGGGGCCACGATTGTTGCGGTGGTTCGCGACGGGGTGGAACAATTTTCTCCGGACGCTAGTTTTGTCCTGCGAGGAGAGGATGTCTTATTGGCTGCAGGCTCGGCTGAAGGACAACTGAAATTGAGGGCAATTCTATAA
- a CDS encoding VOC family protein, translating to MEKESLFTGIEHIGIKALDLEKAVSFYQEVLGFKYLRRIKPGQVQLVFLELGGTVIELVEVIESYRFEDGVVNHLAIQVSDIFKAIEHLKDQQVEMDSFEPMPIGEGRYNFFFRGPSGERLELYQV from the coding sequence ATGGAAAAAGAATCTCTTTTTACCGGAATAGAACACATAGGAATTAAGGCCTTAGACCTGGAGAAGGCCGTTAGCTTTTACCAAGAGGTGCTTGGCTTTAAATACTTAAGACGGATTAAACCGGGCCAGGTTCAATTGGTTTTCTTAGAATTAGGGGGCACAGTAATAGAGCTTGTGGAGGTCATTGAGAGCTATCGGTTTGAAGATGGAGTTGTCAATCACTTAGCTATTCAAGTATCCGACATATTCAAGGCAATTGAACACTTAAAAGATCAGCAGGTAGAAATGGATAGTTTTGAGCCCATGCCAATAGGGGAAGGGCGATATAACTTCTTCTTCAGGGGGCCGAGTGGAGAGAGATTAGAACTGTATCAGGTATAG
- a CDS encoding D-cysteine desulfhydrase family protein, whose product MNKLQLAKLPLPARISLMNSPTPLQKSRLAWGKDSLHWKRDDLTPFGLGGNKLRKLEFLLADALNHKADLIITSGAPQSNHARLTAVISAMLNLSSIIVIPGEMPSEWGGNLLLDRLAGAEIIACGEEPLAEAVERISSERSFQGRHPYIIPLGGSNALGSMGYFLAFFELMEQAKEQGWTPKTLVCSVGSAGTLAGLVAANTLLPQPLRLIGVNVISISDQLYSRVQQLASEILDLLQTSCPLPTFEITSDFIGAGYGLPTPPSSEVIIECFRTDGILFDPVYTAKGVAAVKNLMQQKSRELPEEIVFWHTGGGPAIFDQHYYTDLLNYT is encoded by the coding sequence ATGAATAAATTGCAATTAGCAAAATTGCCTCTTCCAGCTCGAATCTCTTTAATGAATTCTCCTACCCCCCTTCAAAAAAGTCGCCTTGCCTGGGGCAAGGATTCCTTACATTGGAAGCGGGATGACCTGACACCCTTTGGCCTTGGAGGAAACAAACTGCGCAAATTAGAATTTTTATTGGCCGATGCTTTAAATCACAAGGCAGATCTCATTATCACATCCGGAGCACCCCAGTCCAATCACGCCCGACTCACTGCTGTAATTTCAGCAATGCTAAACCTCTCGTCCATCATAGTTATCCCAGGAGAGATGCCCTCCGAATGGGGCGGCAACCTCCTCTTAGATCGCTTAGCCGGCGCCGAAATCATTGCCTGCGGTGAAGAACCTCTTGCTGAAGCAGTGGAACGTATTTCTTCTGAAAGGAGCTTCCAAGGCCGCCATCCTTATATAATTCCCCTCGGTGGCTCAAATGCCCTTGGGTCCATGGGGTATTTCCTTGCTTTTTTCGAGCTTATGGAGCAAGCAAAAGAACAAGGCTGGACTCCTAAGACTCTTGTCTGCTCCGTTGGCAGCGCAGGGACTCTGGCTGGGTTAGTTGCCGCCAATACCCTTTTGCCTCAACCTCTTCGTCTCATAGGAGTCAACGTCATATCGATTTCGGATCAATTATATTCTCGGGTACAACAGCTAGCCTCTGAAATCTTGGACTTGCTCCAAACCTCTTGTCCTCTACCCACTTTTGAGATTACCTCCGACTTTATTGGAGCAGGATATGGCTTACCCACGCCCCCCTCTTCTGAGGTCATAATTGAGTGTTTTCGAACTGACGGTATCCTCTTTGATCCCGTCTATACTGCCAAAGGAGTCGCAGCAGTCAAAAACCTCATGCAGCAGAAAAGCAGAGAACTTCCGGAGGAGATTGTTTTTTGGCATACTGGAGGCGGGCCAGCCATCTTTGATCAACATTATTACACTGATCTTCTTAACTATACCTGA
- a CDS encoding TIGR01212 family radical SAM protein (This family includes YhcC from E. coli K-12, an uncharacterized radical SAM protein.) → MQRKRYHTFNEHLRNRFQEKIFKVSLDAGFTCPNRDGTLGRNGCVYCSERGSGDFAGDQRLTLHEQFIEVRERMRKKWPNAKYIAYFQAYTNTYASLARLREVYEEALAEENVLGLSISTRPDCLPEDVLDYLAELNQRTYLWIELGLQSSHDRTMEWIRRGHNYEQFLLGVKELRQRRIQVCAHIILGLPGESRTEMLETARAVASLPIQGIKIHLLHVLKGTPLADIYQREPFELMTKEDYVTLVVDILEILPSEMVIHRLTGDGPPEDLIGPLWSRKKWEVLNAIDAELVRRDTWQGKKAEREVKKIATHKGR, encoded by the coding sequence ATGCAGAGAAAAAGGTACCACACTTTTAATGAGCACTTACGTAATCGTTTCCAAGAGAAGATCTTTAAGGTTTCCTTAGACGCCGGATTTACCTGCCCAAACCGGGATGGAACCCTAGGGCGGAATGGGTGCGTCTATTGCAGCGAGCGCGGCTCCGGAGATTTTGCCGGAGATCAGAGGTTGACGTTGCATGAACAATTTATTGAAGTGCGAGAACGGATGAGGAAGAAATGGCCTAATGCAAAATACATAGCCTATTTTCAAGCCTATACTAATACCTATGCCTCTCTTGCACGATTACGGGAGGTCTATGAGGAAGCCTTGGCAGAAGAGAATGTTCTGGGGCTTTCAATTTCAACCAGGCCGGATTGTTTACCGGAGGATGTGCTGGATTACCTGGCAGAATTAAATCAGCGTACTTATTTATGGATAGAACTAGGCTTGCAAAGTAGTCATGACCGCACGATGGAATGGATCCGTCGGGGACACAATTATGAGCAATTCCTACTGGGAGTTAAGGAATTACGCCAACGAAGGATACAGGTTTGCGCACATATAATTTTAGGGTTGCCTGGCGAATCAAGGACTGAAATGCTGGAAACTGCCCGAGCAGTTGCCAGCTTGCCTATTCAAGGGATAAAAATTCATCTTTTACATGTTTTAAAAGGAACTCCTTTGGCTGATATTTATCAAAGAGAGCCGTTTGAACTGATGACTAAAGAGGACTACGTTACCTTGGTTGTTGATATTCTGGAAATCTTGCCTTCCGAGATGGTAATTCACCGTTTGACCGGAGATGGCCCTCCAGAGGATCTCATTGGACCACTCTGGAGTCGTAAAAAATGGGAAGTTCTCAATGCCATTGATGCTGAGTTAGTGCGGCGGGATACCTGGCAAGGGAAGAAAGCTGAGCGGGAGGTAAAGAAAATAGCGACCCATAAAGGTCGCTAA